One region of Oryza glaberrima chromosome 7, OglaRS2, whole genome shotgun sequence genomic DNA includes:
- the LOC127778390 gene encoding protein ANTHESIS POMOTING FACTOR 1, with protein sequence MVSMEVTDEMFKCMEVGLAFRDYNGRISSMDFHSKATNYLVTACDDESIRLYDIQNAVCLKTINSKKYGVELVCFTENPTYVLHSSKNGWDDSLRLLSLVNNCFLRYFKGHLDRVVSISLCSENGNILSGSLDRTVLLWDSRVEKAQGLLRVQGRPAVSYDDQGLVFAIAYGGYIRMFDARNFEKGPFDIFSVGNDDSEANVIKFSSDGRRLLLTTKAGRVHVLDSFHGNNIATYNVKPVVSNSTLEASFSPDGNHIISGSGDGSVYAWNVRSGKVARWGSTDSEPPLIRWAPGSLMFLTASSELSCWVPDLSKLGSFTVSK encoded by the exons ATGGTGAGCATGGAGGTCACCGATGAGATGTTCAAGTGCATGGAGGTTGGGCTGGCCTTCCGGGACTAT AATGGAAGAATCAGTTCTATGGATTTCCACAGCAAGGCTACAAATTACCTCGTGACAGCATGTGATGATGAATCAATTCGCCTATATGACATTCAAAATGCTGT GTGTTTGAAGACgattaatagcaaaaaatatGGGGTTGAGCTTGTGTGCTTCACTGAAAACCCAACTTATGTCTTGCATTCTTCAAAAAATGGATGGGATG ATTCTCTCCGTCTACTCTCACTGGTCAATAACTGTTTTTTGAGATATTTCAAAGGCCATCTAGACAG GGTTGTTTCTATCTCATTGTGCTCTGAGAACGGGAACATTCTCTCTGGTTCACTTGATCGAACAGTTCTCCTATGGGATTCAAGGGTTGAAAAAGCACAG GGTTTGCTGCGTGTTCAGGGGAGGCCTGCAGTTTCTTATGATGATCAGGGTTTGGTTTTTGCAATTGCATATGGTGGCTACATAAGGATGTTTGATGCTCGAAATTTTGAGAAG GGGCCTTTTGATATTTTCTCTGTCGGTAATGATGATTCAGAAGCCAATGTCATAAAGTTCAGCAGTGATGGCAGGCGGCTTCTTTTAACCACCAAAGCTGGGCGTGTTCATGTGCTAGATTCATTTCATGGCAATAAT aTAGCAACATACAATGTGAAGCCAGTGGTAAGCAATTCGACGCTGGAAGCATCATTCAGCCCTGATGGAAACCATATAATATCTG GCTCTGGTGATGGCAGTGTATATGCTTGGAATGTTAGGAGTGGAAAG GTTGCTCGCTGGGGAAGCACAGATAGTGAGCCACCGCTAATTAGATGGGCTCCAGgatctttgatgttcttgactGCATCTTCGGAACTGTCTTGTTGGGTCCCTGATCTATCTAAGCTGGGATCCTTTACTGTTAGTAAGTAA
- the LOC127779936 gene encoding uncharacterized protein LOC127779936: MDQEKHQAMAGAADAAGGGGSVAKDTGDDFEFCVLSSGGLVSAGAGAAAADMCVADEVFSQGKLLPLRLSSAAAGDAAGLGVLPRSESVASTVGFGSRSDSRSASSSGSSSGCVSRSESSKSASSDHSAAHPPPQQQQQPRRSLSSSLFYAHPSPSPQLRTRPPRRSTGSAPPPPPATAWGIFRLGVVGAPDVYPPRSTDSKNAAAAAKVGSSRSARFEPASTAADKKHPVVGLFGDSFGCKCSPDVVEPVTLPAAAKRAKAKNKNKAGDKKAQSVRRSRILDWLEELTITKK, encoded by the coding sequence ATGGACCAAGAGAAGCATCAAGCCATGGCCGgcgctgccgacgccgccggcggcggtggctctgTTGCGAAGGACACGGGCGACGATTTTGAGTTCTGTGTACTGTCGTCCGGTGGGCTCGTctctgccggcgccggcgccgcggcggccgacaTGTGCGTGGCCGACGAGGTGTTCTCCCAGGGGAAGCTGCTGCCTCTAAggctctcgtcggcggcggctggcgatgCGGCCGGGCTTGGTGTTCTGCCGCGGTCGGAGTCGGTGGCGTCCACCGTGGGGTTCGGCTCGCGGTCCGACAGCCGGAGCGCGAGctccagcggcagcagcagcggctgcgTCAGCCGGAGCGAGTCGTCCAAGAGCGCCTCCTCCGACCACTCCGCCGcgcatccgccgccgcagcagcagcagcagccgcggcgGTCTCTGTCGAGCAGCCTGTTCTACGCGCACCCGAGCCCGTCGCCGCAGCTGCgcacccggccgccgcgccgcagcaCCGGGTcggctcccccgccgccgccggccaccgcgtgGGGCATCTtccgcctcggcgtcgtcggcgcccCGGACGTGTACCCTCCACGCTCCACAGATTCcaagaacgccgccgccgcagcaaaagtcggcagcagcaggagcgcACGGTTCGAGccggcgagcaccgccgccgacaaGAAGCATCCGGTGGTGGGTCTCTTCGGCGACAGCTTCGGGTGCAAGTGCTCCCCCGACGTGGTGGAGCCAGTCaccttgccggcggcggcgaagagggccaaggccaagaacaagaacaaggcCGGCGACAAGAAAGCTCAGAGTGTTCGTCGCAGCAGGATCCTGGACTGGCTCGAGGAACTAACCATCACCAAGAAGTAG